In Rhodothermales bacterium, one DNA window encodes the following:
- a CDS encoding ABC transporter permease subunit — translation MATSDEPVVVGSKTFTESVILGELVVGLLESAGISAEHRRALGGTRFLWNGLLSGEIDVYPDYSGTILQEILAGDDFADLAAAASYLDSAGVEVSPSLGFNNTYAIGMTSVRADELGIKKISDLAQYPDLALGFSNEFMDRSDGWPALRDRYRLPHGAVQGVDHDLAYRGLDAGSIDVMDLYSTDAEIAYYKLRVLKDDLSHFPKYDAVLLYREDLQRRIPKAAPVMKLLNGAISEVTMADLNRRVKIGGESEAEVARDFLRSRLSVDVVDQVAAPTRLGRVWDRTVEHLILVGISLGFAILVAIPLGVLAARRRRLGQVILGTVGVIYTIPSLALLVFMIPLIGIGGPPAVVALFLYSLLPIVRNTYTGLTDIPVPLTESAVALGLEPFARLRLIELPLASRSILGGIKTSAVINIGTATLGALIGAGGYGQPILTGIRLDDIGLILEGAVPAALLALVAQGMFDLVERLAVPRGLRMGESR, via the coding sequence ATGGCAACATCCGACGAACCAGTCGTGGTGGGCTCCAAGACCTTCACGGAGTCGGTGATTCTCGGTGAGCTGGTGGTCGGCCTGCTTGAATCGGCGGGGATTTCAGCGGAACACCGCCGCGCTCTGGGTGGCACGCGGTTTCTGTGGAACGGGTTGCTGTCGGGAGAGATCGACGTTTACCCGGACTACTCAGGTACCATACTTCAGGAGATTCTCGCCGGGGACGATTTCGCTGACCTCGCGGCCGCCGCGTCATATCTGGACTCGGCGGGAGTCGAGGTTTCGCCGTCACTCGGGTTCAACAATACGTACGCAATCGGGATGACGTCGGTCAGAGCCGACGAGCTGGGTATCAAGAAGATCTCCGACCTCGCGCAGTATCCCGATCTGGCACTCGGCTTCAGCAATGAGTTCATGGATCGGAGTGATGGTTGGCCTGCACTCCGTGATCGTTACCGGCTTCCCCATGGCGCGGTGCAGGGTGTCGATCACGATCTGGCATATCGCGGTCTCGATGCCGGCTCGATTGACGTGATGGACCTGTACTCGACGGACGCCGAGATCGCATACTACAAGTTGCGGGTGCTTAAGGACGACCTGTCTCACTTTCCGAAGTACGACGCCGTGCTGCTGTATCGCGAGGATCTGCAGCGACGAATACCGAAAGCAGCGCCCGTGATGAAGCTGCTCAACGGAGCCATCAGCGAAGTGACGATGGCTGATCTTAATCGGCGCGTCAAGATCGGTGGCGAATCGGAGGCAGAGGTCGCCAGAGATTTCCTCCGGAGTCGCCTGTCTGTAGATGTGGTCGATCAAGTGGCTGCGCCGACCAGGTTGGGACGTGTCTGGGATCGAACGGTTGAGCATTTGATCCTGGTTGGGATCTCTCTAGGCTTCGCGATTCTCGTAGCGATCCCTCTCGGCGTGCTTGCAGCACGTCGTCGTCGACTCGGACAGGTGATACTTGGGACGGTTGGTGTCATCTACACGATTCCGTCGCTCGCGTTACTGGTGTTCATGATTCCCCTGATCGGGATAGGAGGACCGCCGGCCGTGGTGGCGCTCTTTCTGTACAGTCTCCTGCCGATCGTCCGCAATACGTACACCGGCCTGACCGATATTCCCGTGCCGCTGACCGAATCTGCGGTCGCGCTGGGTCTGGAGCCATTCGCGCGTCTGCGTCTCATAGAACTGCCGCTTGCGTCGCGATCGATCCTGGGAGGCATCAAGACATCGGCCGTCATCAACATCGGAACGGCCACGCTGGGTGCCTTGATCGGCGCTGGTGGCTACGGTCAGCCGATTCTCACTGGAATTCGTCTGGATGACATCGGGCTGATCCTGGAGGGAGCCGTTCCGGCGGCACTATTGGCGTTGGTGGCTCAGGGCATGTTTGATCTGGTCGAGCGTCTCGCTGTGCCGAGGGGACTGAGAATGGGCGAATCCCGGTAG